Below is a genomic region from Armatimonadota bacterium.
AAAAGGACTTCGTGGAGCTTATTCTCCGCGCATATAAGGCCGATTCCACAGACGGCTTCAGGACTTTCCACGGCAAGAAAAACGCCAGAATGGTAGCCGTAGGGCCAATCAACCTGCCCGTTACCCGCGCATATGTGGATGAAGTCATCAAAGAATGCCTGGACAAGCAGATTACAAAGGTGGATATACTCGCCTTTGAGTTCGAGATGGGTCTGTTCCCCAACGTTCAGGAAGACGCCAAGGGCAGAGGCATAGACCTAGCGCTGAAGTATATTCCCCGTGAAGTGTTCGACAAGCGCGCAGTTGAAAAGAACCAGGTGGTCTTCCACGATGTTTCATATATCGAAGTGAAGCCGCACGTGAAAGGCACATCGGTTGCAGTGGAGCTTACCGACTTCTCCGTCTACTACAACCAAGACACTATCGCCAATGCCGAAACCGGCTTGAAAGACGGCGGCAGCAAGATTGTGGTGGAGAACGGCAAAATCATAAAGATAGGCAGAAGCAAGGAAGGCATCACGACTCGTGAGCTTCTGACAAAAAAATGGACTGACTGGATTGACTACTGGGCTGTCGATTTCGATTTTGAGAGCAAGAAGGAAATCATCACCATTAAGAAACAGGAATCCGCGCAGATAAAGCTGGACGGCAACCTTGACCAGCCACAGATTCCAATGCCCATGTATGAGCAGTTCTGGACGGGCGATTATGTGTTTGAGAATGAGTGGCAATCATTCCGCACCCGCAAAGACAGGACACTCGAACTAAAGAGCGTCTATCACGAATGCACAAAGGGACCTAGAAAGATAGCCGTGAAGGTGGTCGATATCTTCGGCAATGACACGATGAAAGTCATTTCAATCACAATCTAAGGGCGGAAGCGACTATGGCACTGCATCCCAATTTTCCAAAATCACCATATGAAATAATCGACCCGGATATTCGTTGGTTTCCTGCTGATGAAGCTCTGCGTGAAAAGGACTATGGAAAACTTCTTCCGCCTCTTGTTGCTGTTCTGCGCAAGAAGGTAAAGGAGTGGCGGGATGCAGGATATGACGGCGCAAGTGATACCAGCCGTGCTCTTCTCAAGTGGTGGTTCCAGACCGAGCATTTTATCCCGCAAAGCGACGGCTCTACGTTTGAGTTCAAATACTACTTTGCCCAAAGGGAAGCAGTTGAGACTGTCATTTATCTATACGAGGTCGCCAAGGCCAAGGATAAGTATGACCTGCTTCGATATGATAGCTCAGAAGCTGTGTCGGCTGGTATGTTCTCTGAGTCTTGGCGGCGATATGTCATAAAAATGGCAACGGGAAGCGGGAAGACCAAAGTCCTGAGCCTGATACTTGCATGGAGCTTCTTCCATAAGCTATATGAAGACGATTCGACTCTTGCAAGAAACTTCCTGGTTATAACGCCCAACATTATTGTCCTGGACAGGATAAGAGCCGACTTCGACGGGCTGAAGATATTCTTTCAAGACCCTATCCTACCCGATGACGGATACCATGACAAAGACTGGCATCAAGATTTTCAGCTTACTCTGCATATTCAAGATGATATAGGGGTTGTCAGAAAGACAGGCAATATCTTCTTGACTAATATTCACAGGGTCTATGACAAAGGAAACGGCGGCCCGTCATTTGACGATGATGACACGACAGATTATTTTCTTGGCTGCCGACCTGTCGGGGCAACAAATGACTCTGTTGTAGACCTGAGGGATATTGTCAGAGATATAGATGAACTCGTGGTCTTAAATGATGAGGCGCATCATATCCACGATGAAAAGCTGGCATGGTTTACGTCGATACAGGACATCCATAACCGCCTGAAAATGAAAGGCGCTGAGCTTTCCCTTCAACTGGATGTTACGGCGACGCCAAGACACAACAATGGCGCAATCTTCGTGCAAACTGTCTCTGATTATCCGCTGGTGGAAGCAATCTACCAGGACATTGTCAAACACCCGGTTCTTCCAGACTCCGCGAGTAGGAGCAAGCTTCAAGAGAGGCAGACCTCCAGGTATGTCGAGAAGTATCAGGACTATATACATCTGGGTTATCTTGAGTGGAAGAAAGTCTATGACGAGCTAATCAAGGACGGCAAGAAGGCCATTCTGTTTGTCATGACCGATGACACGAGGAACTGCGATGAAGTCGCGAGTTATCTTGAAAGCACATATCAGGAATTTCAAAATGCGGTGCTGACAATACATACTAAGAACAATGGCGAAATCTCGGAGTCAAGCTCCGGCAAAAGCAAGGAAGAACTGGAAGTCCTCAGAAAAGCCGCCAACGAAATAGACGACCCGAACAAACCCTATAAGGTCATTGTCTCCGTTCTTATGCTCAAAGAGGGCTGGGATGTTCGGAACGTAACCACAATCGTAGGCTTGAGAGCCTACAGCGCAAAGAGCAACATTCTTCCCGAACAGACTCTTGGGCGAGGTCTTCGGCGCATGTATCGTGGGGAGGACATTGAGGAATACGTGAGTATTGTCGGCACTGATGCTTTTATGGATTTTGTTGAGTCCATTCAGTCTGAAGGTGTCGAACTCGAACGCAGGGAGATGGGCGGAGGTTCAAAGCCGAAAGCTCCTTTGATTGTTGAAATCGATAGAGAGAATGTTGTCAAAGACATAAGCAGGCTGGATATTCAGATTCCTGTGCTTTCGCCTAGAGTCTATCGGGAGTACAAAAACCTTTCTGATTTGGAGACATCGGCAATTAGTCAAATGAAGCAGCCAGTTAAAGCATTCTCCGAGGATGAAAAGCGTGAAATCATCTTCCGCTATATAGTAAATGACAGCGACAGCAATGAAACCATCCATCACAAAACGGAACTGGATACTGAGCTTGTCCCTGACTACCAGAGCGTCATTGGATACTTTACTCAGGTTATAATGAAAGAACTCAGGCTTGTGAGCGGGTATGACGTCCTTTATGGCAAAGTTAAAGAATTCATTAGATGCAATTTATTTGAAACTGAAGTCGATTTAGAAGACCTAAACTTGCTTAGGAACCTTTCCGAGCCAGAGGTAACAAAAACCATAATAGA
It encodes:
- a CDS encoding DEAD/DEAH box helicase family protein; amino-acid sequence: MALHPNFPKSPYEIIDPDIRWFPADEALREKDYGKLLPPLVAVLRKKVKEWRDAGYDGASDTSRALLKWWFQTEHFIPQSDGSTFEFKYYFAQREAVETVIYLYEVAKAKDKYDLLRYDSSEAVSAGMFSESWRRYVIKMATGSGKTKVLSLILAWSFFHKLYEDDSTLARNFLVITPNIIVLDRIRADFDGLKIFFQDPILPDDGYHDKDWHQDFQLTLHIQDDIGVVRKTGNIFLTNIHRVYDKGNGGPSFDDDDTTDYFLGCRPVGATNDSVVDLRDIVRDIDELVVLNDEAHHIHDEKLAWFTSIQDIHNRLKMKGAELSLQLDVTATPRHNNGAIFVQTVSDYPLVEAIYQDIVKHPVLPDSASRSKLQERQTSRYVEKYQDYIHLGYLEWKKVYDELIKDGKKAILFVMTDDTRNCDEVASYLESTYQEFQNAVLTIHTKNNGEISESSSGKSKEELEVLRKAANEIDDPNKPYKVIVSVLMLKEGWDVRNVTTIVGLRAYSAKSNILPEQTLGRGLRRMYRGEDIEEYVSIVGTDAFMDFVESIQSEGVELERREMGGGSKPKAPLIVEIDRENVVKDISRLDIQIPVLSPRVYREYKNLSDLETSAISQMKQPVKAFSEDEKREIIFRYIVNDSDSNETIHHKTELDTELVPDYQSVIGYFTQVIMKELRLVSGYDVLYGKVKEFIRCNLFETEVDLEDLNLLRNLSEPEVTKTIIEGFKKQINALTVLDKGEAEIRDYIKISKCRPFVAKDQGYVVPKKSAFNKIIGDSHFELVFAHFLENKCDDIESYIKSQ